From one Rosa rugosa chromosome 4, drRosRugo1.1, whole genome shotgun sequence genomic stretch:
- the LOC133743800 gene encoding protein FAR1-RELATED SEQUENCE 5-like, translating to MDGSYESSMCNGSNCNEMQYKGVRYDKLSTEDLKGQEFKTVEEAESFYNAYAKAMGFGVRNDYKRLSIRITGRVTSLRLVCSAQGKRREEYMSNKKRVRRPKKETRFSCPCLFKVRYRSNINAYIVDDFITNHSHQLAQAHESHLLRSHRSVEDQHLALATSMQRVSVKPCHTYEYIVDRSGGFKNVGFIMKDLYNKLDSRRREILLEGDAEAALAYMRGKVATDSHFYCKFSIDEDNRLANMFWRDSNSLVDYTCFGDVLVFDSTYKTNPYEKPLVLFVGSNNHLSTTVFGFALLMDETIETYTWVLETFISSMNNKRPVAVLTDGDEAMRRAIEVVLPGCAHRLCTWHIAKNARRHLRKNSVFSEFRRCMWDEVTPDGFEKRWNAMVNTHGLHNKDWVKMMYEKRQIWAEAFISGHFFARMRSTQRCEGMNSYMKGYLKNGVKLFELIPALDRALLRLRNKVVEEDFKSNNSSHVLTSSLRKLEHHAGTMFTDSVFEHVRNEIDGVGDLITSRTMVFGSSRVYFTSSYNNNKQEIEYTTVYYPDENNPRMECSCKLFECEGIPCCHIFNVMKHERMNEIPSSLLMKRWTKSAKSDTQISVHEDNVPNEAIEFARYGDLNCFGSKLCFLASKTKEGTDILNREFIRVEPILLDLWKQEKEKIVTPEHCSNIIKDPIKVRTKGTQKTTSIKKSRQCSWCKNYGHTKTTCPQKKRRRNRA from the exons ATGGATGGATCATATGAATCTTCAATGTGTAATGGAAGTAACTGTAATGAAATGCAATATAAGGGAGTTCGGTATGATAAGTTGTCTACAGAAGATCTTAAAGGGCAGGAGTTTAAGACTGTGGAGGAAGCTGAATCATTTTACAATGCCTATGCAAAGGCTATGGGTTTTGGTGTTAGAAACGACTACAAGAGATTAAGTATACGCATAACAGGGAGAGTCACTTCATTGCGGTTGGTTTGTTCTGCTCaagggaaaagaagagaagagtaCATGAGTAACAAGAAAAGAGTTCGCAGgccaaagaaagaaacaagatTCAGTTGTCCATGCTTGTTCAAAGTAAGGTACCGTTCGAATATTAATGCCTATATTGTTGATGATTTCATAACGAACCACTCACATCAGCTTGCACAAGCACATGAGTCGCATCTTCTTCGATCACACAGATCAGTTGAAGATCAACATTTAGCACTGGCCACATCTATGCAGAGAGTGTCTGTTAAGCCTTGTCATACATATGAATACATTGTTGATAGATCAGGAGGTTTTAAGAATGTCGGGTTTATTATGAAGGACTTGTACAACAAGTTAGATTCAAGACGCCGAGAAATTTTACTTGAGGGTGATGCAGAAGCTGCACTTGCATATATGAGAGGCAAAGTTGCCACAGACTCGCATTTCTACTGTAAGTTTAGCATAGATGAAGATAATAGGTTGGCGAATATGTTTTGGAGAGACTCTAATTCTCTGGTGGATTATACTTGTTTTGGAGATGTCTTGGTGTTTGATAGTACCTACAAAACCAATCCTTATGAGAAGCCGTTAGTGTTGTTTGTTGGTTCAAACAATCATTTATCAACCACAGTTTTTGGTTTTGCATTACTCATGGATGAAACGATTGAGACTTACACATGGGTTTTGGAGACCTTTATATCGTCTATGAATAACAAAAGGCCTGTAGCTGTTTTGACTGATGGGGATGAAGCAATGCGAAGGGCTATTGAAGTGGTACTCCCTGGTTGTGCTCATCGTCTGTGTACGTGGCACATAGCAAAGAATGCCCGGAGGCACCTGCGTAAGAACAGTGTATTTTCTGAATTTAGACGTTGTATGTGGGATGAAGTCACTCCAGATGGTTTTGAAAAACGCTGGAATGCTATGGTTAACACACATGGTCTCCACAATAAGGATTGGGTTAAGATGATGTATGAAAAGAGGCAAATATGGGCAGAGGCATTTATTAGTGGCCATTTTTTTGCCCGTATGAGAAGCACGCAGAGATGTGAGGGTATGAATAGCTATATGAAGGGTTATCTGAAAAACGGTGTGAAATTATTTGAACTTATTCCGGCACTTGATAGGGCATTGTTACGGCTTAGGAACAAGGTTGTGGAAGAGGATTTTAAGTCCAATAACTCTAGTCATGTCCTTACTTCTTCACTTCGAAAATTGGAACATCATGCAG GTACTATGTTCACTGATAGTGTGTTTGAGCATGTACGTAACGAGATTGATGGGGTCGGCGATTTAATAACATCTCGAACTATGGTGTTTGGTTCAAGTCGTGTATACTTTACATCTAGTTACAATAACAACAAGCAAGAGATTGAGTACACGACGGTTTACTATCCTGATGAAAACAATCCTCGTATGGAGTGTTCATGTAAGCTGTTTGAATGTGAAGGCATTCCATGTTGTCATATATTTAACGTTATGAAACATGAGCGTATGAATGAGATTCCTTCATCCTTATTAATGAAGAGGTGGACGAAGTCTGCAAAATCTGATACGCAAATATCAGTTCATGAAGACAACGTCCCTAATGAAGCTATAGAATTTGCCAG GTACGGCGATTTAAATTGTTTTGGAAGTAAACTGTGTTTTCTTGCATCGAAAACAAAGGAGGGCACGGACATCCTCAACAGAGAATTCATCAGAGTAGAGCCCATACTATTAGACTTGTGGAagcaagagaaagaaaaaattgtcACTCCAGAGCACTGCAGTAATATTATAAAAGATCCAATCAAGGTGAGGACCAAAGGCACCCAAAAGACCACAAGTATTAAAAAATCTAGACAGTGTAGTTGGTGCAAGAACTATGGACACACAAAAACGACATGCCCGCAGAAAAAACGTCGACGAAATAGAGCTTGA
- the LOC133742324 gene encoding zinc finger CCCH domain-containing protein 5-like, with amino-acid sequence MGELETPADKEGDGGVQPKTEAGMSRKEKRKTMKKMKRKQTRKEIALKQHEEEEARLQDPQELINMEQEEAKRSESVRIIFEERERAWIEAMEIRKKKRIEEEEERRISALEYEELSRKQQIKNANDDGDDDWEYVEEGPAEIIWQENEITVKKKRVKVPKRNKDQRSIKEDSDRPTSNPLPPQSEAFDDYKNASLSAQQLIETVAAQVPHFGTEQDKDHCPFHLKTGACRFGQHCSRVHFYPDKSSTLLIKNMYNGPGLTWEQDEGLEYIDEEIERCYEDFYEDVHTEFLKFGEIINFKVCINGAPHLRGNVYVQYSALESALVAHQSVNGRYFAGKQISCDFINVTRWKVAICGEYVKSRYKTCSRGRTCNFIHCFRNPGGEYEWADSDRPPPKYWVEKMVALFGYSDAYKKHMMEDNSGQLRNSSKKSMTDSQRYVVQRSSSRDGSYSSFAGSSRRYDNENYAPKGTGHHRPSGEENAYLKDFHHRKNRKYYIERVSR; translated from the exons ATGGGAGAGTTAGAAACCCCAGCAGACAAAGAAGGAGATGGAGGTGTTCAGCCTAAAACGGAGGCGGGGATGAGCCGGAAGGAGAAGAGGAAAaccatgaagaagatgaagcggAAGCAGACGAGGAAGGAAATCGCTCTCAAACagcatgaagaagaagaggcgaGGCTCCAAGATCCTCAAGAGCTTATCAACATGGAGCAAGAGGAGGCCAAGAGGTCCGAGAGTGTGAGGATCATATTCGAGGAGCGAGAGAGAGCTTGGATTGAAGCCATGGAGATTCGAAAGAAGAAAcgaatcgaagaagaagaggaacgtAGAATTAGCGCTCTGGAATACGAGGAACTATCCCGCAAGCAGCAG ATCAAAAATGCaaatgatgatggtgatgatgactGGGAGTATGTAGAAGAGGGACCTGCTGAAATCATCTGGCAGGAAAATGAAATAACTGTCAAGAAGAAAAGAGTcaaggttccaaagaggaaTAAAGACCAGCGAAGTATAAAGGAG GATTCTGATCGACCTACATCAAATCCTCTCCCTCCACAATCCGAAGCTTTTGATGATTACAAAAATGCATCTTTATCAGCGCAGCAGCTGATAGAGACTGTGGCTGCACAAGTACCGCATTTTGGAACTGAACAG GATAAAGATCATTGTCCTTTCCATTTGAAAACTGGAGCTTGTCGGTTTGGTCAGCATTGCAGCCGGGTGCATTTCTACCCGGATAAATCATCCACGCTGCTTATCAAGAACATGTACAATGGTCCTGGCCTTACTTGGGAGCAGGATGAGGGGCTCGAG tACATTGACGAAGAAATTGAGCGCTGTTATGAAGACTTTTATGAGGATGTTCATACAGAGTTCTTGAAGTTCGGAGAAATTATAAATTTCAAG GTGTGCATAAATGGTGCACCCCACTTGCGGGGAAATGTGTACGTACAGTACAGTGCACTGGAGTCAGCTTTGGTTGCGCATCAATCTGTCAATGGTCGCTACTTTGCTGGGAAGCAG ATAAGTTGTGACTTCATCAATGTGACCAGATGGAAGGTTGCCATATGTGGGGAATATGTGAAGTCGAGGTACAAG ACATGTTCCCGTGGTAGGACATGCAATTTTATCCACTGTTTCCGCAATCCTGGTGGAGAGTATGAATGGGCTGATAGTGATAGGCCACCCCCAAAATATTGGGTGGAAAAGATGGTTGCATTATTTGGTTATTCTGATGCATACAAGAAACATATGATGGAGGATAACTCTGGACAGCTGAGGAACTCTAGCAAGAAGTCAATGACAGATTCACAGAG GTATGTTGTGCAACGATCTAGTTCTAGAGATGGGAGTTACTCAAGTTTTGCTGGTTCTAGTAGAAGATACGACAATGAAAATTATGCTCCGAAGGGCACCGGCCACCATAGACCTTCAGGTGAAGAGAACGCTTACTTGAAGGACTTTCATCACAGGAAGAACAGAAAGTATTATATTGAAAGAGTTTCAAGATAA